One Fuerstiella marisgermanici DNA window includes the following coding sequences:
- a CDS encoding CotH kinase family protein produces MNTFPWKITTAVGLACLIGIVAAQPPRDGNPPRDDQRAADDRGPGGFGRGGFGPGGPGGPREDRKLVKDFDKDDNGWLNDTERAAAREFLKSQPEPERGRGRGFGPPGRGPGGRGGPGGRGQREPATPGPKVSPEDVEPIKDADLYEAKVLRTIFLTFANDDWEKELEEFHGTDVDVAATMMVDGKTYPNVGVRFRGKSSYGMVPTGSKRSFNISVDMADEDQRLYGYKTLNLLNSNGDASMMSTILYSEIARQYVPAPKANHVRVVVNGESWGVYVNAQQFDKTFLKENYKPSKGTRWKVEGSPNGDGGLRYLGDSLEEYKSRFDMKSNDGKKEWNALVELCRTLNETPLEQLETALEPMLDIEGVLKFLALDVALVNSDGYWTRASDYSIFRNEDGRFHIIPHDMNEAFQSGGPPRGFGPPPGGGPGFGPSPEGQFGPSGERPERRPEFDDRRDGQDPPPRGDRDGRGDREGRGNREDRGGRGPDGFGPPGGRGGRGGPGGPGHGGVDLDPLVGIDNPRMPLRSRLLAVPELKERYLEYVHQIAEKSMDWKNIGPVVARQAQLIHDEVAADTRKLTSLAAFEKATSADEVNADGEEPSRALRSFFQQRRDFLLK; encoded by the coding sequence ATGAATACATTTCCGTGGAAAATAACGACTGCTGTTGGCCTTGCGTGCCTGATCGGCATTGTGGCCGCTCAACCACCTCGGGATGGCAATCCGCCAAGAGACGACCAGCGTGCCGCTGATGATCGTGGCCCAGGCGGGTTCGGCCGTGGTGGATTTGGCCCGGGGGGGCCCGGCGGTCCTCGCGAAGATCGTAAGCTTGTCAAAGACTTCGACAAAGATGACAACGGTTGGCTAAACGACACAGAACGTGCGGCGGCTCGCGAATTTCTGAAGTCTCAGCCCGAACCAGAACGCGGGCGAGGTCGCGGCTTTGGTCCTCCCGGACGCGGGCCAGGTGGCCGGGGTGGTCCAGGCGGGCGCGGTCAGCGCGAACCTGCAACACCGGGGCCCAAGGTGTCTCCTGAAGACGTTGAGCCAATTAAAGACGCGGATCTGTACGAAGCAAAGGTGCTGCGAACAATCTTTCTCACCTTCGCCAACGACGACTGGGAAAAAGAACTCGAAGAATTCCACGGAACGGACGTCGATGTCGCCGCAACAATGATGGTCGACGGAAAAACTTATCCCAACGTGGGCGTTCGTTTTCGCGGCAAGTCGTCCTACGGAATGGTGCCGACCGGTAGCAAACGTTCGTTTAACATCTCCGTCGACATGGCCGACGAAGACCAGCGACTGTACGGATATAAGACACTCAACCTGCTGAACAGCAACGGCGACGCCTCAATGATGAGTACCATTTTGTATTCCGAAATCGCTCGGCAATACGTTCCGGCCCCGAAGGCGAACCACGTGCGAGTCGTCGTCAACGGCGAAAGCTGGGGCGTGTATGTGAACGCACAGCAGTTCGACAAAACATTCCTGAAAGAAAACTACAAGCCATCCAAGGGAACTCGCTGGAAAGTCGAAGGCAGCCCCAACGGTGATGGCGGACTTCGGTATCTGGGCGACAGCCTGGAAGAATACAAGAGTCGCTTCGATATGAAATCGAACGACGGCAAGAAGGAGTGGAATGCGTTAGTGGAACTCTGCCGGACATTGAACGAAACCCCACTTGAACAATTGGAAACCGCGCTGGAACCGATGCTGGACATCGAAGGCGTTCTGAAGTTTCTCGCACTGGACGTCGCCCTGGTTAACAGCGATGGCTACTGGACTCGTGCAAGCGACTACAGCATTTTCCGCAACGAAGATGGCCGATTTCACATCATCCCTCACGACATGAATGAAGCGTTCCAAAGTGGCGGTCCGCCGCGCGGGTTTGGGCCGCCGCCCGGAGGTGGCCCCGGATTCGGCCCATCACCAGAAGGTCAATTTGGTCCGTCCGGCGAACGTCCCGAACGACGACCGGAATTTGACGACCGTCGCGACGGACAAGACCCACCGCCACGCGGTGATCGCGATGGACGCGGAGACCGTGAAGGCCGAGGCAATCGTGAAGATCGCGGAGGTCGCGGGCCGGACGGTTTCGGTCCTCCCGGTGGACGCGGCGGTCGAGGAGGTCCTGGCGGGCCGGGACATGGTGGCGTCGATCTCGATCCTCTGGTCGGAATTGACAATCCTCGGATGCCGCTGCGAAGTCGTTTACTGGCGGTCCCCGAGTTAAAAGAACGCTACCTGGAATACGTCCATCAAATCGCTGAAAAGTCGATGGACTGGAAGAACATCGGGCCGGTTGTCGCTCGGCAGGCACAACTCATTCACGACGAAGTGGCTGCAGACACTCGCAAGCTGACGTCACTGGCCGCCTTCGAAAAAGCAACCTCAGCGGACGAAGTGAACGCAGATGGTGAAGAACCATCACGAGCACTCCGCAGCTTCTTCCAGCAACGCCGCGACTTCCTGTTGAAGTAG